In Lujinxingia litoralis, a single window of DNA contains:
- a CDS encoding PEGA domain-containing protein, with amino-acid sequence MASLKPLVFAIASAATLTLGLAHQAQAQVVAGLQTSYGASVNAPLREDLDQGISEAFQQNSRFSYIPVSRVRSQLNPVVRDCFTADCLIRAGESTGAQAGLRLTLSEEGQIYTWSLDIFELAEGTALVEDRGVCELCGRAEVVQQVRTAIVANLATLNLQERGAPPRAEALDTSSEAPAAPGHKRLRVSVVPADATVFLNGENVGQGELTLDVEPGQQELRFASESHRDLRETIIVSESSPDLIMVRVHLSGAPAPQRVVVSRGNGLVDHIEERRLAYGWAAVGTGAMLTVAGILLTAQQGKATCDDGTAYSRCPTLYNTAPMGLTFTILGATTLAGGAVLLTWPWLAGEARQAEPVGVSLSPALGKGYTGLHLDGRF; translated from the coding sequence ATGGCTTCTCTTAAACCGCTTGTGTTCGCCATTGCCTCGGCCGCCACCCTCACCCTGGGGCTGGCCCACCAGGCCCAGGCGCAGGTCGTCGCCGGCCTGCAGACCAGCTATGGCGCCTCCGTCAACGCTCCCCTGCGCGAGGACCTCGACCAGGGCATCTCCGAGGCCTTCCAGCAGAACTCGCGCTTTAGCTACATCCCGGTCTCCCGGGTGCGCTCCCAGCTCAACCCGGTTGTCCGCGATTGCTTCACCGCCGATTGCCTCATCCGCGCCGGGGAATCCACCGGCGCACAGGCCGGCCTGCGCCTGACGCTGAGCGAAGAAGGCCAGATCTACACCTGGTCACTCGACATCTTTGAGCTGGCCGAAGGCACCGCGCTGGTCGAAGACCGCGGCGTCTGCGAGCTCTGCGGCCGCGCCGAAGTCGTCCAGCAGGTGCGCACCGCCATCGTGGCCAACCTCGCCACGCTCAACCTTCAAGAACGCGGTGCGCCCCCGCGGGCCGAGGCCCTCGACACCTCCTCGGAGGCCCCGGCCGCTCCCGGCCACAAGCGCCTCCGCGTGAGTGTGGTCCCCGCCGACGCCACCGTCTTTCTCAACGGTGAAAACGTCGGCCAGGGCGAACTTACCCTGGATGTGGAGCCCGGCCAGCAGGAGCTGCGTTTCGCCTCGGAGTCCCACCGTGACCTGCGGGAGACCATCATCGTCAGCGAGTCATCCCCCGACCTGATCATGGTGCGCGTGCACCTCAGCGGGGCGCCGGCTCCCCAGCGCGTGGTCGTCTCCCGGGGTAACGGTCTGGTCGACCACATCGAGGAGCGCCGCCTGGCCTACGGCTGGGCCGCCGTTGGAACCGGCGCCATGCTCACCGTGGCCGGTATCCTGCTCACCGCCCAGCAGGGCAAAGCCACCTGCGACGATGGCACCGCCTACTCCCGCTGCCCCACCCTCTACAACACCGCCCCCATGGGGCTGACCTTCACCATCCTGGGCGCCACCACCCTGGCCGGCGGCGCCGTCCTCCTGACCTGGCCCTGGCTCGCCGGGGAGGCCCGCCAGGCCGAGCCGGTCGGCGTGAGCCTGAGCCCGGCCCTGGGCAAGGGTTACACGGGATTGCACCTGGACGGACGTTTCTAA
- a CDS encoding enoyl-CoA hydratase-related protein, protein MSDVLYTLDGPIARITLNRPDARNAFSDAMIKGITDSLDQAERDPDVRVVIVTGQGSAFCAGGDLKAMRDHSGMFGGDPVELRQRYLRGMQTLPRRFDSFEKPTIAQINGPAIGAGLGLALMCDLRVSARRAKFGSTFARVGLIPGDGGAYLLTRTVGFSRALELILTARVIGADDALKIEMVHEVVPDDELAARTLALASEIAALPPKAVSMAKTALYRSVNRDLESALHITAALQGLIQSTQEHEDAVEALLNSLHSN, encoded by the coding sequence ATGTCTGATGTGCTCTACACCCTTGATGGTCCGATCGCCCGCATCACGCTCAACCGCCCCGACGCGCGCAACGCCTTCTCCGACGCGATGATCAAGGGCATCACCGACAGCCTGGATCAAGCCGAACGCGATCCCGACGTCCGCGTGGTCATCGTCACCGGTCAGGGCTCGGCCTTTTGCGCCGGCGGTGACCTCAAAGCCATGCGCGATCACAGCGGTATGTTCGGAGGTGATCCCGTCGAGCTTCGCCAGCGCTACCTGCGCGGGATGCAGACCCTGCCGCGGCGCTTTGACAGCTTCGAAAAACCCACCATCGCCCAGATCAACGGCCCGGCCATCGGGGCCGGACTGGGACTGGCCCTGATGTGCGATCTTCGGGTGAGCGCTCGCCGCGCAAAGTTCGGCTCAACCTTTGCCCGGGTCGGCCTGATCCCCGGTGATGGTGGCGCCTATCTGCTTACTCGCACGGTAGGCTTTTCCCGCGCGCTGGAGCTCATCCTCACCGCCCGGGTCATCGGCGCCGACGACGCTCTCAAGATCGAAATGGTCCACGAAGTCGTCCCCGACGATGAGCTGGCCGCACGCACCCTGGCGCTCGCCAGTGAGATCGCCGCGCTCCCCCCCAAAGCGGTCAGCATGGCCAAAACCGCCCTCTACCGCAGCGTCAACCGTGACCTGGAGAGCGCCCTACACATCACCGCCGCGCTTCAGGGCCTGATTCAGAGCACCCAGGAACACGAAGACGCCGTCGAAGCGCTCCTCAACAGCCTCCACTCCAACTGA
- a CDS encoding tRNA-queuosine alpha-mannosyltransferase domain-containing protein, whose amino-acid sequence MKLLLLSAYHAHSHAQWARGLAEHLEDVEIDIHALPPRHFAWRFRGNALAFAHELNVEPAGYHALLATSMVDLATLRGIDPRFASLPTALYFHENQFAYPSTQGEQTLHFQLTSLYSALAADRLLFNSAFNRDSFLEGASTLLKRLPDHAPSALVDALRQRSHLLPVPLHDTLFEPTEPEYRPDDRPDHQRPLRLLWNHRWEYDKAPQTFFNALFALHEQEIPFRLVVLGERFRQSPDIFDQARERLGDRIDHFGFAPSRAEYLSWLRRSDVVISTARQEFQGLAVMEAVALGCRPLLPERLAYPNFFGAEYLYPSHATPNAQVDALVNALRPLLSDPARVRSLPLPDLHNLRWTRLRCTYYEHLNSLCAPR is encoded by the coding sequence GTGAAGCTCTTGCTCTTATCGGCGTACCATGCGCACAGCCACGCGCAGTGGGCGCGGGGCCTGGCGGAACACCTTGAGGATGTCGAGATCGACATCCACGCACTGCCTCCTCGCCACTTCGCCTGGCGCTTTCGCGGCAACGCCCTGGCCTTTGCCCACGAACTCAACGTGGAGCCGGCCGGCTACCACGCGCTGCTCGCCACCTCGATGGTCGATCTGGCGACCCTGCGCGGCATCGACCCTCGCTTTGCCAGCCTCCCCACCGCGCTCTACTTCCACGAAAATCAGTTCGCCTATCCCTCCACCCAGGGCGAACAGACGCTTCACTTCCAGCTCACCAGCCTCTACTCCGCGCTGGCTGCCGATCGCCTCCTCTTTAACTCGGCGTTCAACCGCGACTCCTTCCTGGAGGGAGCCTCCACGCTGCTCAAGCGCCTGCCCGACCACGCGCCCTCCGCACTGGTCGACGCACTGCGCCAACGCTCCCACCTGCTCCCGGTACCGCTCCACGACACGCTCTTTGAGCCGACCGAGCCTGAGTACCGCCCCGACGATCGCCCCGACCACCAGCGCCCACTACGCCTGCTCTGGAACCACCGCTGGGAGTACGACAAAGCCCCGCAGACCTTCTTTAACGCCCTCTTTGCCCTTCACGAGCAAGAGATCCCCTTTCGGCTGGTCGTCCTCGGAGAGCGCTTTCGCCAATCGCCTGACATCTTCGACCAGGCCCGAGAGCGCCTGGGCGATCGCATCGACCACTTCGGCTTTGCCCCCTCCCGCGCCGAGTACCTGAGCTGGCTCCGACGCAGCGATGTGGTCATCTCCACCGCCCGCCAGGAGTTTCAGGGCCTGGCAGTCATGGAGGCCGTGGCCCTGGGCTGCCGCCCGCTCCTCCCCGAACGCCTGGCCTACCCGAACTTCTTCGGCGCTGAGTACCTCTACCCATCCCACGCCACACCCAACGCCCAGGTCGACGCCCTCGTTAACGCGCTCCGGCCCCTTCTCAGCGATCCGGCGCGAGTGCGCTCCCTACCCCTTCCCGACCTTCACAACTTGCGTTGGACCCGACTGCGGTGCACATACTACGAACACTTAAACTCACTTTGCGCGCCGCGATAG
- a CDS encoding NERD domain-containing protein kinase family protein, with translation MATYIPIGGPANDAEIEGIRLLRDLLPDHYVIIGNFDLRLEGRRNSLEMDAVVIAEHGLFVVEIKGWSGPIHGDARRWKVPWGTVSNPITPLERKAKALRQYLGAKCGGLPAEVFCSPVVLFPRKVEELSLPVELRRHVIQPDEVYAYFVDLELLQEQGPGRFRDKAARDAIVNAIAPVADAPGEKITIETYEIERELQVPHRQYREYVGQHRYLQSRSRVRIKAYSMDPLHDRARQQAEITRVMRDTEALSVLDDNPYVARSYDVLRDRDDELIFYMVSEWVGAKTLGDYLERARQEGWRLERRWELARELTAAVQSIHQAGILHRNLHPGVIYMTRREARVPFKIADFDYSRVQQLESISEDLNAIGTEGYRAPELWLGQPYDHRVDVFSLGAILFELLTLERLFEGMSDLLQIEETWARRKAAIPWEAVAEVIGQMLGSEPGERLGELDLVSQAFEATVPAPG, from the coding sequence ATGGCAACTTATATACCGATTGGCGGGCCCGCCAACGACGCCGAGATCGAGGGGATTCGACTGCTGCGCGATCTCTTGCCAGATCATTACGTGATTATCGGCAACTTCGATCTCCGCCTTGAAGGGCGACGCAACTCGTTGGAAATGGATGCGGTTGTGATCGCCGAACACGGCCTCTTCGTCGTGGAAATCAAAGGATGGAGCGGTCCCATCCACGGGGATGCTCGGCGCTGGAAGGTGCCCTGGGGCACGGTGAGCAATCCGATCACGCCCCTGGAGCGCAAGGCCAAGGCGCTGCGCCAGTACCTGGGAGCCAAGTGCGGGGGTCTGCCCGCCGAGGTGTTCTGCTCGCCGGTGGTGCTCTTCCCGCGCAAGGTCGAGGAGTTGAGCCTGCCGGTGGAGCTGCGCCGACATGTGATCCAGCCCGATGAGGTTTACGCGTACTTTGTGGACCTGGAGCTGCTCCAGGAGCAGGGGCCGGGCCGCTTCCGGGATAAGGCGGCGCGCGATGCGATCGTCAACGCCATCGCTCCGGTGGCCGATGCCCCCGGTGAGAAGATCACGATCGAGACCTACGAGATCGAGCGGGAACTCCAGGTTCCCCACCGTCAGTACCGCGAGTACGTGGGCCAGCATCGCTATCTGCAGAGCCGCAGCCGGGTGCGGATCAAAGCCTATAGCATGGATCCGCTCCACGATCGCGCCCGGCAGCAGGCTGAGATCACACGGGTGATGCGCGATACCGAGGCGCTCTCGGTCCTTGATGACAACCCCTACGTGGCGCGCAGCTACGATGTGTTGCGGGATCGCGATGACGAGCTGATCTTCTACATGGTCAGCGAATGGGTGGGGGCCAAGACGCTGGGAGATTATCTGGAACGAGCGCGTCAGGAAGGCTGGCGGCTGGAGCGACGCTGGGAGCTGGCGCGCGAGCTGACCGCCGCGGTGCAGAGCATCCATCAGGCGGGGATTCTTCACCGAAACCTGCATCCGGGCGTTATCTACATGACGCGACGCGAGGCGCGGGTGCCCTTTAAAATCGCCGATTTTGACTACTCCCGGGTGCAACAGCTCGAGTCGATCTCCGAGGACCTCAACGCCATCGGCACCGAGGGCTACCGGGCTCCGGAGCTGTGGCTGGGGCAGCCCTATGACCATCGCGTCGATGTCTTCTCATTAGGCGCGATCCTCTTTGAGTTGCTGACGCTGGAGCGTCTGTTTGAAGGCATGAGCGATCTCCTGCAGATCGAAGAGACCTGGGCGCGTCGCAAAGCGGCGATTCCCTGGGAGGCGGTCGCCGAGGTGATCGGTCAGATGCTCGGGTCTGAGCCGGGCGAACGCCTCGGGGAGCTCGATCTGGTGTCGCAGGCGTTTGAGGCAACGGTGCCCGCGCCGGGGTGA
- a CDS encoding class II glutamine amidotransferase encodes MGQMFGYVCSDDSLSGALMEEVGEVLRAVAPRARAGLGLGWVQGGRTLVRKHPGKRATGADLPALIGDLRSRAVVGHVRESAEGRVPTGALQPFRAGKWVWCQEGFGEASAEEYAALREWVPEHLRQRLGGRALAEVMFLASLGEVAPAWNRAGERERWEAAARAMCRVLWGARELLGGGDRGGAALVARGRGMVAVALGSPLWVRQVEGLAAVGGRRAEEVVERVGRERFRAVLVVSGPDPGVGWSCLGPGEVLRVEEGLELIRTPFEAMLPEH; translated from the coding sequence ATGGGACAGATGTTCGGGTATGTGTGCAGCGACGATAGCCTCAGCGGCGCGTTGATGGAGGAGGTGGGAGAAGTGTTGCGGGCGGTAGCGCCACGCGCGCGCGCCGGGCTGGGGCTGGGCTGGGTGCAGGGGGGGCGAACGCTGGTGCGGAAGCACCCGGGAAAGCGGGCCACCGGAGCCGATCTGCCGGCCTTGATCGGCGATCTGCGAAGTCGAGCGGTGGTGGGGCATGTGCGCGAGAGTGCCGAGGGCCGGGTGCCCACCGGAGCGTTGCAGCCCTTTCGCGCGGGGAAGTGGGTGTGGTGTCAGGAGGGATTCGGGGAGGCCAGCGCCGAGGAGTATGCGGCGTTGCGGGAGTGGGTGCCGGAGCACCTGCGCCAGCGTTTGGGGGGGCGGGCGTTGGCGGAGGTGATGTTTCTGGCGTCGTTGGGGGAAGTGGCGCCGGCCTGGAATCGCGCCGGGGAGCGGGAGCGCTGGGAGGCGGCGGCGCGGGCGATGTGTCGGGTTTTGTGGGGAGCCCGGGAGCTTCTGGGAGGTGGCGATCGGGGTGGGGCGGCGTTGGTCGCCCGGGGCCGCGGGATGGTGGCTGTGGCGTTGGGGTCGCCGCTGTGGGTGCGCCAGGTGGAGGGGTTGGCGGCGGTCGGGGGGCGGCGAGCGGAGGAGGTAGTGGAGCGGGTGGGGAGGGAGCGCTTTCGGGCGGTGCTGGTGGTAAGCGGGCCGGATCCTGGCGTGGGCTGGTCGTGTCTGGGGCCCGGGGAGGTGCTTCGGGTGGAGGAGGGGCTGGAGCTCATCCGAACTCCTTTTGAGGCGATGTTGCCCGAGCATTAA
- the rpsD gene encoding 30S ribosomal protein S4 — translation MARYTGPRLRIARRLGTDLPGLTRKLADRRPYPPGQHGQGRQRFSEFKKQLYEKQKLRYNYGLSEGQLRNLFVEAQRSKDPAGLVLLRLLEQRLDNVVFRLGLAPTIPAARQLVVHGHIVVDGKKVDRPSYRVEPGREISVRAKSRDISAIQESVAQPTLRMPGYLSFDAKTLTGRMQALPSREDIPVQVQENLVVEYYSPRL, via the coding sequence ATGGCTCGTTATACTGGACCGCGCCTTCGTATCGCCCGTCGCCTCGGCACCGACCTGCCGGGCCTGACCCGCAAGCTTGCTGATCGTCGCCCCTACCCGCCCGGACAACACGGCCAGGGACGCCAGCGCTTCAGCGAGTTCAAGAAGCAGCTCTACGAAAAGCAGAAGCTTCGCTACAACTACGGGCTCAGCGAAGGTCAGCTGCGTAACCTCTTCGTGGAAGCTCAGCGCTCCAAAGACCCGGCCGGTCTGGTGCTGCTGCGCCTTCTGGAACAGCGCCTCGACAACGTCGTCTTCCGCCTTGGCCTGGCCCCGACCATCCCGGCGGCTCGCCAGCTGGTCGTCCACGGTCACATCGTCGTTGACGGCAAGAAAGTGGACCGCCCGAGCTACCGCGTGGAGCCCGGCCGTGAAATCTCGGTCCGCGCCAAGAGCCGCGACATCTCGGCCATCCAGGAGTCCGTGGCGCAGCCCACCCTGCGTATGCCCGGCTACCTGAGCTTCGACGCCAAGACCCTGACCGGTCGCATGCAGGCCCTGCCCAGCCGCGAAGACATTCCGGTGCAGGTCCAGGAAAACCTGGTCGTCGAGTACTACTCGCCGCGCCTCTAA
- the mtnC gene encoding acireductone synthase, translating into MTTLSYRAALLDIEGTTTPVTFVYDVLFPYARAHAEAFLKSAWERPEVQDDIALLRDQARQDAAGDFPDAPQIPDRGDADTLRQAALANIHWQMDADRKTTGLKSLQGKIWKDGYAAGTLTASVYPDVFTALRRWHEAKLPTYIYSSGSVAAQKLLFGHTEEGDLRPLLAGYFDTTTGPKKVAQSYRDIADEIGVPTADVLFVTDNLHEAIAAREAGMQTRIALRPGNAPLPEHDHLTLTSFDALFSPAD; encoded by the coding sequence ATGACCACACTCTCCTACCGCGCAGCCCTCCTCGACATCGAAGGCACCACCACCCCGGTGACCTTCGTCTACGACGTCCTCTTCCCCTACGCTCGCGCTCATGCCGAGGCCTTCCTCAAAAGCGCCTGGGAGCGCCCGGAAGTCCAGGACGACATCGCCCTGCTACGCGACCAGGCCCGCCAGGACGCCGCCGGCGACTTCCCCGACGCCCCACAGATCCCCGACCGCGGCGACGCCGACACCCTGCGCCAGGCCGCCCTGGCCAACATCCACTGGCAGATGGACGCCGACCGAAAGACCACCGGCCTGAAGTCCCTCCAGGGAAAAATCTGGAAAGACGGCTACGCCGCCGGCACCCTCACCGCCTCGGTCTACCCCGACGTCTTCACCGCACTGCGACGCTGGCACGAAGCAAAGCTCCCGACCTACATCTACTCCTCCGGCAGCGTCGCCGCCCAGAAACTCCTCTTCGGCCACACCGAAGAAGGCGACCTCCGCCCGCTGCTCGCCGGCTACTTCGACACCACCACCGGCCCCAAAAAAGTCGCCCAAAGCTACCGGGATATCGCCGATGAGATCGGCGTCCCCACCGCTGACGTGCTCTTCGTCACCGACAACCTTCACGAGGCCATCGCTGCCCGCGAAGCCGGGATGCAAACGCGCATCGCCCTGCGCCCGGGCAACGCCCCCCTTCCCGAGCACGACCACCTCACCCTGACCTCCTTCGACGCGCTCTTCTCCCCGGCTGACTAA
- the rpoC gene encoding DNA-directed RNA polymerase subunit beta', which produces MKDIFSFFEKPKDPLSFSAIRVGIASPEKIREWSHGEVKKPETINYRTFKPERDGLFCAKIFGPVKDYECICGKYKRMKHRGVVCEKCGVEVIQSKVRRERLGHINLATPTAHIWFLKSLPSRIGNLLDITLKDLEKVLYCVAYIVTDPGFTPLSKGEVLSEQKYMQYLEEYGDVFEARMGADAIKDLLAELDILRIAEELRAEMKEATSQAKRKRIAKRLKIVEAVRDSQNLAEWLILDVIPVLPPDLRPLVPLDGGRFATSDLNDLYRRVINRNNRLKRLLDLHAPEIIIRNEKRMLQEAVDALFDNGRRGKTITGPNKRPLKSLSDMIKGKQGRFRQNLLGKRVDYSGRSVIVAGPELKLHQCGLPKKMALELFKPFIYNRLEEKGYVTTIKSAKKMVEQERSEVWDVLDEVIKEHPVLLNRAPTLHRLGIQAFEPVLIEGKAIRIHPLVCVAYNADFDGDQMAVHVPLSLEAQMEARVLLLSTNNILSPANGGPIIVPTQDIVLGCYYMTSERPFARGCYRENEQGHPIQGLYANFEEVRMAHDSDELDLLAKIKVRHEGEIVETTCGRVLFYEIMPKELPFSLVNRSLTKKALAHVVDTCYRMAGNKMTVLVADAIRTIGYTYATMAGISVSIGDMQIPGNKWTVVDAAREEVNEIQAQYTEGLITDGERYNKVVDIWANATEEVASQMSKEISTEKFVDKVTGAEEVSKSFNPVFIMADSGARGSAQQMRQLSGMRGLMAKPSGAIIETPITANFREGLTVLEYFISTHGARKGLADTALKTANSGYLTRRLVDVANDCVIVEFDCGTLDGIDLTALYEGGEVIEPLAARLLGRVALEPIWDHNDEMLIDANGEIDEDTAEAIENSGIEKVRVRSTLTCQSENGVCVRCYGRDLARGRMVNVGEAVGTIAAQSIGEPGTQLTMRTFHIGGISSLRVEQSAHEVRFSGKVRLINVRLVERDEAGTKVNVVMTRNGEVSIVDDQDRERERYPLVYGARLYYSDGDMIEQGATLAEWEPFATPVLTDVAGLVKYEDIIEGVSMEERVDADTGLSRKVIIESRDSSVRPKISIREDKKGGKILSSQFLTVGAAIFVNEGQPVEPGQILAKIPRETTKNKDITGGLPRVAELFEARKPKEQAIISEIDGIVSYGRETKGKRTVIVTPDVGDPKSYKIPKNKHITVLEGDRVRAGEALMEGSENPHDILKVKGRKDLAKYIVDEIQEVYRLQGVGINDKHIEVIVRQMLRKVRIVEVGDSDFLTDEQVERAEFESVNRKLVEKGGRPAVGQDLLLGITKASLSTESFISASSFQETTKVLTEASLASKVDYLRGLKENVIMGRLVPAGTGATQYQKLRHRVESPEELPDAIKRRFGTLDEEMAAGE; this is translated from the coding sequence TTGAAAGATATCTTCAGCTTCTTCGAAAAGCCCAAAGACCCGTTAAGCTTCAGCGCGATTCGGGTTGGAATCGCCAGCCCGGAGAAGATCCGCGAGTGGAGTCACGGCGAAGTTAAAAAGCCTGAGACGATCAACTACCGCACCTTTAAGCCGGAGCGTGATGGCCTCTTCTGCGCCAAGATCTTCGGTCCGGTTAAAGACTACGAGTGCATCTGCGGCAAGTATAAGCGCATGAAGCATCGCGGCGTGGTCTGCGAGAAGTGTGGCGTGGAGGTGATTCAGTCCAAGGTGCGTCGTGAGCGCCTGGGACACATCAACCTGGCCACTCCGACGGCGCATATCTGGTTCCTTAAGAGCCTGCCCTCGCGCATCGGTAACCTGCTCGATATCACGCTTAAGGATCTGGAGAAGGTCCTGTACTGCGTGGCCTACATCGTCACCGACCCGGGCTTTACGCCCCTGTCGAAGGGCGAGGTGCTCTCCGAGCAGAAGTACATGCAGTACCTGGAAGAGTACGGCGATGTGTTTGAGGCGCGTATGGGCGCCGACGCCATCAAAGATCTTCTGGCTGAACTCGACATCCTGCGCATCGCCGAAGAGCTGCGCGCGGAGATGAAAGAAGCGACCAGCCAGGCCAAGCGCAAGCGCATCGCCAAGCGCCTCAAGATCGTGGAGGCCGTGCGCGACTCGCAGAACCTTGCCGAGTGGCTGATTCTCGACGTCATCCCGGTGCTGCCGCCGGATCTGCGTCCGCTGGTGCCGCTGGACGGGGGGCGCTTTGCGACCTCGGATCTCAACGATCTGTACCGTCGGGTGATCAACCGCAACAACCGACTCAAGCGCCTGCTCGATCTGCACGCGCCGGAGATCATCATCCGCAACGAGAAGCGGATGCTCCAGGAGGCGGTCGACGCGCTCTTTGATAACGGTCGCCGTGGCAAGACGATCACCGGTCCGAATAAGCGCCCGCTGAAGTCGCTCTCGGACATGATCAAGGGCAAGCAGGGCCGCTTCCGCCAGAACCTTCTCGGGAAGCGCGTGGACTACTCGGGACGCTCGGTCATCGTGGCCGGCCCGGAGCTTAAGCTCCACCAGTGTGGTCTTCCCAAGAAGATGGCCCTGGAGCTCTTTAAGCCCTTTATCTACAACCGTCTCGAAGAGAAAGGGTATGTGACCACCATCAAGAGCGCCAAGAAGATGGTGGAGCAGGAGCGCTCCGAGGTCTGGGACGTTCTCGATGAGGTGATCAAAGAGCACCCGGTGCTGCTCAACCGTGCGCCGACGCTGCACCGTCTGGGGATCCAGGCGTTTGAGCCGGTGCTGATTGAGGGTAAGGCGATCCGCATTCACCCGTTGGTGTGTGTGGCGTACAACGCCGACTTCGACGGCGACCAGATGGCGGTGCACGTGCCGCTCTCGCTGGAAGCGCAGATGGAAGCCCGCGTGCTTCTGCTGAGTACGAACAACATTCTCTCGCCGGCTAACGGTGGTCCGATCATCGTGCCGACGCAGGACATCGTCCTGGGTTGTTACTACATGACCAGCGAGCGTCCCTTTGCCCGGGGTTGCTACCGGGAGAATGAGCAGGGGCATCCGATTCAGGGGCTTTACGCGAACTTCGAAGAAGTGCGCATGGCTCACGATTCCGATGAGCTCGACCTGTTGGCCAAGATCAAGGTGCGCCATGAGGGCGAGATCGTGGAGACGACCTGTGGTCGGGTGCTCTTCTACGAGATCATGCCCAAAGAGCTGCCCTTCTCGCTGGTGAACCGCTCGTTGACCAAGAAGGCCCTGGCTCACGTGGTCGACACTTGTTACCGGATGGCGGGCAACAAGATGACGGTTCTGGTGGCCGATGCCATTCGTACGATCGGGTACACTTACGCGACGATGGCCGGGATTTCGGTCTCGATCGGTGACATGCAGATCCCGGGCAACAAGTGGACCGTGGTTGATGCGGCGCGCGAAGAGGTCAACGAGATCCAGGCGCAGTACACCGAGGGTCTGATCACCGACGGTGAGCGCTACAACAAGGTCGTTGACATCTGGGCCAACGCTACCGAAGAGGTGGCCAGCCAGATGAGCAAGGAGATCTCGACGGAGAAGTTCGTCGATAAGGTCACCGGCGCCGAAGAGGTGAGCAAGTCGTTTAACCCGGTGTTCATTATGGCGGACAGCGGGGCGCGTGGTTCCGCGCAGCAGATGCGTCAGCTCTCCGGGATGCGTGGTCTGATGGCCAAGCCCTCCGGTGCGATCATCGAGACGCCGATTACGGCGAACTTCCGCGAAGGTCTGACGGTGCTCGAGTACTTCATCTCGACGCACGGTGCGCGTAAGGGTCTGGCCGATACGGCGCTGAAGACGGCGAACTCCGGTTACCTGACGCGTCGTCTGGTCGATGTGGCCAACGATTGCGTGATTGTGGAGTTCGATTGCGGCACGCTCGACGGCATCGATCTGACCGCCCTGTACGAGGGTGGTGAGGTGATCGAGCCGCTGGCAGCTCGTCTGCTGGGTCGGGTGGCGCTGGAGCCGATCTGGGATCACAACGACGAGATGCTCATCGACGCCAATGGTGAGATCGATGAGGACACCGCCGAAGCGATCGAGAACTCGGGCATCGAGAAGGTGCGGGTGCGCTCGACGTTGACCTGTCAGTCGGAGAACGGGGTTTGCGTGCGTTGCTACGGTCGCGACCTGGCGCGTGGCCGCATGGTCAACGTGGGTGAGGCCGTCGGAACGATCGCCGCGCAGTCGATTGGGGAGCCGGGAACGCAGCTTACGATGCGTACCTTCCACATCGGTGGTATTAGCTCGCTGCGCGTTGAGCAGTCGGCCCACGAGGTGCGCTTCAGCGGGAAGGTGCGCCTGATCAACGTGCGTCTGGTCGAGCGCGATGAAGCCGGCACCAAGGTCAACGTCGTGATGACCCGTAACGGGGAGGTCTCGATCGTTGATGATCAGGATCGCGAGCGTGAGCGTTATCCGCTGGTTTACGGTGCGCGCCTCTACTACAGCGACGGCGACATGATCGAGCAGGGCGCGACCCTGGCCGAGTGGGAGCCCTTTGCGACTCCGGTGCTCACCGATGTGGCCGGTCTGGTGAAGTACGAGGACATCATCGAAGGCGTCTCCATGGAGGAGCGCGTCGATGCCGACACCGGTCTCTCGCGTAAGGTGATTATTGAGAGCCGCGATTCCAGCGTGCGCCCGAAGATCTCGATTCGCGAAGACAAGAAGGGCGGCAAGATCCTCTCGAGTCAATTCTTGACGGTGGGTGCGGCGATCTTTGTGAACGAAGGTCAGCCGGTGGAGCCCGGTCAGATTCTGGCGAAGATCCCGCGCGAGACGACCAAGAACAAAGATATTACCGGTGGTCTGCCGCGTGTTGCCGAGCTCTTTGAGGCGCGTAAGCCCAAGGAACAGGCGATCATCAGTGAGATCGATGGCATCGTCTCCTACGGTCGGGAGACCAAGGGTAAGCGCACGGTCATCGTGACCCCCGATGTTGGTGATCCGAAATCGTACAAGATCCCCAAGAACAAGCACATTACGGTGCTTGAGGGCGACCGCGTGCGTGCCGGTGAGGCGTTGATGGAGGGTTCGGAGAACCCGCACGACATCCTCAAGGTCAAGGGTCGCAAGGATCTGGCGAAGTACATCGTGGACGAGATTCAGGAGGTGTACCGTCTCCAGGGCGTCGGGATTAACGACAAGCACATCGAGGTGATCGTGCGCCAGATGCTGCGCAAGGTGCGCATCGTCGAAGTGGGCGACAGCGATTTCCTGACCGATGAGCAGGTGGAGCGCGCGGAGTTTGAATCGGTCAACCGCAAGCTCGTAGAGAAGGGCGGTCGTCCGGCAGTGGGTCAGGACCTCTTGCTCGGGATCACCAAGGCGTCGCTGTCGACGGAGAGCTTCATCTCGGCGTCGAGTTTCCAGGAGACGACCAAGGTGCTTACCGAGGCGTCGCTGGCGAGCAAGGTCGATTACCTGCGCGGCCTCAAGGAGAACGTCATTATGGGCCGTCTGGTCCCGGCGGGAACCGGCGCCACGCAGTATCAGAAGCTGCGTCACCGGGTGGAGTCTCCGGAGGAGCTTCCCGATGCCATCAAGCGTCGCTTCGGCACGCTGGATGAGGAGATGGCCGCCGGCGAGTGA